In Asanoa sp. WMMD1127, one genomic interval encodes:
- a CDS encoding L-erythro-3,5-diaminohexanoate dehydrogenase, with product MTSPVGLHRVVEPAGVLPQAAWRVDNRPEIGPNEVRIRVERLNLDAASFRQLHEKHGGDGEAVRAEVLGIVESRGKMHNPVTGSGGMLIGVVEAAGVRSPLGLTEGDRVATLVSLTLTPLRITDGLKGWDGASEQVPAEGHAILFARSIVAKLPDDLPGELALAVLDVCGAPALTQRVVQTGDTVAVLGGAGKSGSLALAAARRAGARRTVGIVPTQHEAARLRAAGIADEVAIADARDPVALAEAVTRALGKPADVTVVCVDVPGCEHGAILATDDGGTVIFFSMATSFAAAALGAEGLAADVTMLVGNGYVPGHAEFALDLLRSEPAVRTLFEQRLRAD from the coding sequence GTGACCTCACCCGTCGGTCTGCACCGCGTCGTCGAGCCGGCCGGCGTGCTGCCGCAGGCAGCGTGGCGTGTGGACAATCGTCCCGAAATCGGGCCGAACGAGGTGCGGATTCGGGTCGAAAGGCTCAATCTCGACGCGGCGAGCTTCCGGCAGCTGCACGAGAAGCACGGCGGTGACGGCGAGGCGGTCCGGGCCGAGGTGCTGGGGATCGTGGAGAGCCGCGGGAAGATGCACAACCCGGTGACGGGGTCGGGCGGCATGCTGATCGGCGTCGTCGAGGCGGCCGGCGTCCGGTCTCCACTAGGTCTCACGGAAGGTGACCGGGTCGCCACGCTGGTGTCGCTGACGTTGACCCCGTTGCGGATCACCGACGGCCTCAAGGGCTGGGACGGCGCGAGCGAGCAGGTCCCGGCCGAGGGCCACGCGATCCTGTTCGCCCGTTCGATCGTGGCCAAGCTCCCTGACGACCTGCCCGGCGAGCTCGCCCTGGCGGTGCTCGACGTGTGCGGCGCGCCGGCGTTGACGCAACGGGTGGTCCAAACCGGCGACACGGTGGCGGTGCTCGGCGGTGCGGGCAAGAGCGGTTCGCTCGCGCTCGCGGCTGCCCGCCGCGCCGGCGCGCGTCGCACGGTCGGCATCGTGCCGACGCAGCACGAGGCGGCCCGGCTGCGGGCAGCCGGTATCGCCGACGAGGTGGCGATCGCGGACGCCCGTGACCCGGTGGCGCTGGCCGAGGCGGTCACCCGTGCCCTGGGCAAGCCGGCCGACGTGACCGTGGTCTGCGTCGACGTGCCGGGCTGCGAGCACGGGGCGATCCTGGCGACCGACGACGGCGGCACAGTGATCTTCTTCTCGATGGCGACGAGCTTCGCGGCGGCGGCGTTGGGCGCCGAGGGCCTGGCCGCCGACGTGACGATGCTGGTCGGCAACGGGTACGTGCCCGGCCACGCCGAGTTCGCGCTGGACCTGCTGCGCTCGGAGCCCGCCGTTCGAACCCTCTTCGAGCAGCGCCTGCGGGCAGACTGA
- a CDS encoding amidohydrolase family protein: MESTLYTGGALYAPAEPQATALLVADGRIAWLGPAADAPRADAIVDLGGALVTPAFVDAHVHATDTGLVLGGLDLSAAASAGELLDAVALYATTQAADAIVMGHGWDESKWPEQTPPTAQDLDRVAGGRRVYLTQASVHSALASSALLAAAPRAAAEPGFSETGWVREEAHHAVREVALGSLSPEQRAHAQRTALHRAAQLGIAAVHECGGPGTSNEADFTGLLALAGPEHGLPEVYGWWGELMAAAKAKELGAVGAGGDLYADGALGSRTAYLREPFLGGGGHGFSYVSAEQARDHIVDCHEHGMRGGFHAIGDAAVHEVLEGFAGAAKLLGLDAVRQARHRVEHVELVDKAMIAAFVELNLTASMQPAFDRLWGGPKQMYAQRLGVARSMESNPMGAMHGVGVTLAFGSDSPVTPLDPWGSVRAAMSHFNPAHRMALRSAFAAHTKGAWRSIQRDGEGVLAKGAAATFAVWQTPAGVTGGLPNLVSTNPEERGPDDPTPLPRCLRTVVRGVTIFEE, encoded by the coding sequence ATGGAATCCACGCTCTACACCGGCGGCGCCCTCTACGCGCCGGCCGAGCCCCAGGCGACCGCCCTGCTGGTCGCGGACGGCCGGATCGCCTGGCTGGGCCCGGCCGCCGACGCCCCGCGCGCCGACGCGATCGTCGACCTGGGTGGCGCCCTGGTCACGCCGGCGTTCGTCGACGCGCACGTGCACGCCACGGACACGGGCCTGGTGCTCGGCGGCCTGGACCTGAGCGCGGCCGCGTCGGCGGGCGAGCTGCTCGACGCGGTGGCGCTCTACGCGACCACGCAGGCGGCGGACGCGATCGTGATGGGGCACGGCTGGGACGAGTCGAAGTGGCCGGAGCAGACCCCGCCGACGGCGCAGGACCTGGACCGGGTCGCCGGCGGCCGGCGGGTCTACCTGACGCAGGCGTCGGTGCACTCGGCGCTGGCGTCGAGCGCGCTGCTGGCCGCGGCTCCCCGGGCGGCCGCCGAGCCCGGTTTCTCGGAGACGGGTTGGGTGCGGGAGGAAGCCCACCACGCGGTACGCGAGGTCGCGCTCGGCTCCCTGTCTCCGGAACAGCGGGCCCACGCCCAGCGGACCGCCCTCCACCGCGCCGCCCAGCTGGGCATCGCCGCCGTCCACGAGTGCGGCGGCCCCGGCACGTCGAACGAGGCGGACTTCACGGGCCTGCTCGCCCTGGCCGGCCCGGAGCACGGGCTGCCCGAGGTCTACGGCTGGTGGGGCGAGCTGATGGCCGCCGCCAAGGCCAAGGAGCTCGGGGCGGTCGGCGCGGGCGGCGACCTCTACGCCGACGGCGCGCTGGGCTCGCGGACCGCGTACCTGCGGGAGCCGTTCCTCGGCGGTGGCGGCCACGGCTTCTCCTACGTGTCGGCGGAGCAGGCCCGCGACCACATCGTCGACTGCCACGAGCACGGCATGCGGGGCGGTTTCCACGCGATCGGCGACGCCGCGGTGCACGAGGTCCTCGAAGGTTTCGCGGGCGCGGCGAAGCTGCTCGGCCTCGACGCGGTCCGGCAGGCCCGGCACCGGGTGGAGCACGTGGAGCTGGTCGACAAGGCGATGATCGCGGCGTTCGTCGAGCTGAACCTGACGGCGAGCATGCAGCCCGCGTTCGACCGGCTGTGGGGCGGCCCGAAGCAGATGTACGCGCAGCGCCTCGGCGTCGCCCGCTCCATGGAGTCGAACCCGATGGGCGCGATGCACGGTGTCGGCGTGACGCTGGCGTTCGGCTCGGACTCGCCGGTGACGCCGCTGGACCCGTGGGGTTCGGTGCGGGCGGCGATGTCGCACTTCAACCCGGCGCACCGGATGGCGCTGCGGTCGGCGTTCGCGGCCCACACCAAGGGGGCGTGGCGGTCGATCCAGCGCGACGGCGAGGGTGTGCTGGCCAAGGGGGCGGCGGCCACGTTCGCCGTGTGGCAGACGCCGGCCGGGGTGACGGGCGGCCTGCCGAACCTGGTGTCGACGAACCCGGAGGAGCGGGGGCCGGACGACCCGACGCCGCTGCCGCGGTGCCTGCGCACCGTCGTACGCGGAGTGACGATCTTCGAGGAGTGA